From the Papaver somniferum cultivar HN1 chromosome 2, ASM357369v1, whole genome shotgun sequence genome, the window ttcgactttgggtcctagcaaatcttagttgtgggggagatcatctaagggaatcaagtacatagcatcctgctgggatcagagacttaggagcataactgtaccttggatcagtgtaagattgattggggttcaactacagtccagaccgaagttagtttgtagtatgctagtgtctgtagcggcttaatacagtatgtgttcaatctggactaggtcccaggatttttctgcatttgtggtttcctcgttaacaaaacttctggtgtctttgttatttcttttccgcattatattttgttatataattgaaatatcacaggttgtgcgttgaatcgatcgattggtaaatccaaccttcggttgttgattgaaattgattgatacttgaacattggtctttggtaccgttcaagtgatttctcttatattcaattagattcgcaaatttatatttgcttgagtaagtattgaatcgagaaattgagatataactccttgatatactttttattaagattgagtctgactgtctagttgattctcttaaaagtatattcgagttagtccatacagattgctaagtaaaatattgggtgtggttgttagacccccgctttttcagaagtaAACCAACAACTATAATTTTAAGGATGCAGACAAGAACACTAAGATCCATCATGTTAATGCAAATAAAAGAAGGTCCAAAAACATGATAGACTCtcttcataatcaagatgacactTGATGCAATGACATATATAGTTTGGAATATTTTCTTACAAATGATTTCAAAAATATAAGTACTTCTTTAAATCTTGTAGTTGATAATGACTTTCTCAACAACATTCCTTCTATCATCTGATGCTGATAATGGAGGATTCgtgttggaatttcagcttcaTAATCATCTTTTATTAACTTAAAATGATCATATAACCCATATGCTGAAGAGATATTAAACATATTCTCCAAGCTAGAAAACACATATGTACAACTATTAATTCATGTAATAATGGTTCATCTTTTTACTTCTAATTTAGCTACAATATTAATATGACTGAAACCACAATCAATACTTGGTTATTTCTGAATTGATTAATATCAATGAGCTAAACAACAATATCATGTGAGCATTATACAAGTTAAGTAGAAGTAAAACAAAACAtcataaatcaaaataaattcaatGATTTAGCTTTCAACTTCTACTTCCTCTTGCTTGACTAATGATAAATCAGAAAATTCTGGATATAAAAATAAGAGGCTGGAATAGGGCTTAGTCATTACTTTCTTAGCTATGTGTTGTCTAACTTGTCTATCATTATATGTACGACATCTCACTAGGTGAATCATGCTTAGTCAACATGACACCTAAGCTAACATTAAGCTAATATTAAATCCTTGATTTGGCATATACTTAATCCAACTTAAATTAGAACTAATCAAAGAATAACTTAAGCTAAGCATGATGTGTTGCTAAACCAACATAAAGTCTAATAATTAATGGCTACACCTTTTAAAGATGAGGTCGATAAAACCTGAATGAGTATGGAGCCATGGAAGGAACACAGGCCAAATGGATTTCAATGTGGTTTCAACCTGACTCAACGTGAAATTTTGGGTGATGATGTAGTTCAAATAGTATAAGACTTCCTCAATTCTGGATATCTAAGCAGGCAGATTAACCAAACTAAACTTAGACTGACTCCTAAAGTAAAAATAAATTCTAAAGCTACATACTGCAGGCTCATAGCCTTATATAATATTTCTTACAAGATAATATCCAAGCTTATGGCTAGAAGAATGAAGACAATCATGGATATGATCATCTCTCCTATTCAATCAGCATATGTTCAAAGTATAATAATCTCTGAGAATATATCACTAGCTCATAAAGttgttaacaaactcaaaatgacCAAGAAGCAAGGGGATACTGCTTATTTTTCTTTGAAGTTAGATATGTCAAAGGCCTTTGATAGGCTTAAATTAATTTTTCTCATTGTTTTCATGTAAAAAATGGGATTTGGGAAGGAGTGGTGTTCTCTCATCATGCAGAACATCAGTACcacacataattttttttatgttgcaTGAAGCTACTTGCTCACTTTTTTCATCCTACAATGCAAGGTGACCCAATTTCCCCCTTACTTTCtttcattattattatgaaaaattTTAGGTTGCAGAATCTAAAATACAGATAAAGGGTGTTAATATTGCTAGAAGAGCTCCACGAATTAGTTACTTACTTTCTACAGATGACTGTTTAATCTTCCTTAAATCTGATCTCAACAATACTAGGAATCTTCAATCCATCCTGGATAATTTCAGCAGTTGCTCTGGCCAAttaataaattttcaaaattcaagCATACGTTTAGCAAAACCTAAGTACTGAAGGATGTAATGAGATCACCAATCTTCAAGTTAAGAACTTGGACGAGAATCAAAAATACTTAGGTATACTATTTTTCATGAAGAATATTTTTTTAATGGCTTAATTGATAACATGAAGAATAGACTCATTAGATGGAAAAACAAGATATTTCATCAAGTTGGGAGGTCCATTATGGTTAAATATGTTCTAAATTTTGTGCTCATTCACCAAATGAGTAATTTCAAGCTCCCTGATGCTCTCGGATGATACGATTAAATAAATGAACTCCCTTCAGCTTAGATTTTGGTGGGGGTAACCAGATAAAAAAAGGTGGCTTTTCACTTCTTGGTATAGCGTTTGTAGAAACACTGCAAATGAAGGACTTCATTTCAGAGGTTTATCATGTTTCAACCAAGCTCTTCTGGCTAAATATGCATGAAACATATTTACTTCAAAAAATAGCGTAAGGGCTAACTCCTTAAAAGCTACATACTTCCCATCTAGATCCCACTTTTACATTGACTATAATAAAAAGGATTCTACATGGAATTGGAAAAGTATTAGCAATAAGTTTAACttcatttaaaaataaaaaatttggtgtCTGAGTAATGGTAAAGATATCATAATATGGAAAGATAAATAGATTATGTGCATTGATACTCTTCAAACTCCTAACACTTCGGGTGAAGACCCCTACAACTATACAAAGGTTGCAGACTTAATTGATTACTCCAATCATAAATGGAGGTATGACTTGGTCTCAATTCTCTTTGATCAACATACAACTCATCTCATTCTTTCCACGAGGATTTCAAAATGTTGTAGTGATAAACTAATCTAATTAGAAGCAAGAATGGTTGTTTCTCTGTTAAAAAAAACTTACCATACTCTCTATAATATCAAGTACCAGATAAATATGAATGTTAAGCCTAAACATCACCCCAAGAGTAAATCTCTTCTTATGGAAGCGTGTCAAAGACGTTCCGTCTGCCAAAGAAAGAGTTACTAAATACTTCTGCATTGAAGATCGATTTTGCAATAGGTGTAACCAATTGAAAACGTCCAAGCACATTATTCTGGAATGCCATATATCTAGACTCATTTAGTTCACAATTAATGTGATTAGAATATCTAATACTACATGGAATTCACTCAAGGATTGGATATATAGCTGGCTGGATAATGATAATTTTGAAGAGGATAATAAGATTCAGATAGCCAAACTGCTTGGTActttggaaggaaagatgtaTACTGGTCTTTGATAAGAAAGTAGTTAAACCTGAAAGCATTGTCAAGAAAATTCAGATTTTCGTGCATAACGCTGCTTCCGTCGATGATTCTGCGAGCCATAATAATCGAAGTAGAAGAGGTTTGAGTAATATTATTACATGGGAGCCTCCTAACCGAAAcatgataaaaattaattatGATGCTTCTTTTGTAATAACTAATTCCCTCCAATTTTGTAGATGACCATTTTGGGTCCAAAATATTTTTGCATAAATACACGGCTTCActtcaaagtaaaagacacgctTAGTAAGAGAAAAATACAAGAGCTCGTACCTAAAATATTAAGCTTGATATACCTAGTTAAATTACTCGCGCTTAGTAGTAATCAAATAGCTCCATTGTGATCAAAATACTTTGTAATTCATATCCAAAATCATAATACAATCATATATCATTTCCCGCTAGACGAAGGCGAAAGCCGAACCATGTAATTTTGTGTGAGTTGTTAACTTGGTTGTATTTACATTATTTTTCATACTTGGTTAATTATTTACTTAATTGTATAATAACTTATTGTATTTAGCGAGTTTATTTTCGTACACACTCCTCTAAAGAATGTATATGTAACATGTTAATTTGATTAGTCGATTAGTTAAGGGATGTTCATTACCCATCATCCATGCTTAGAATTTTGACACTCGTTACATAACTTCCCAAATTTGATTACCAACGCATATTTAActcttagagcaagtcttatggtggaatccttctatcttccatcttccacgccacctcagcacttggaactatggatggaagcgcaagtgtaatggtggaatagtagaaacgttattcttaatgaagctaaaaaaacgcaattaagaatgaagcttttttttcagccgttagatttcaacaactcattttaaatctatggataaaaaaaacgcaattcttaattttgtttttttagctccattcttaattgcgtttaatgctattcttattggcgttcagatggattccacgaaaccgtggaaccttgcttggattttctgtggaagaccccaacttggaagccactagacttgacattccacgatttttccacacttggaatagtttggattctACCGTAAGACTTGCTCTCAGTATCAGTGCAACGGACACATCTTTACTTACCCGAAAATTAGTACATTTCAGGAAGAGAGATTGATTCATCTTCCCGTCCTAATAGAAACCAAATGATAAGTGTTAAACAACGAATGAAATAACTCGGTTTATTTACTTTCTCTCCCAATGTTACAGTTCCAAACTTGAATTAAGATTTAAAATTTGATTTCCAGGTTTTTCCTCATCATCGTTTGATACCAACGCTTCAGATTTTATTCTCGAAATTTCTGACAACTCATCACCACTGCCAGAATTAGTACCCAATCCCAGAATATCCAAGTTGCAGCTCTCATTGTTATCGTCCTTCGCACAGTCTCTAGTGCCGGAATCTGAAGGAATCACTGATGGTAGTTTAGATAACAGAACTTCAAGACTACAAGACATATTAGTAGTTGGCAGAAGAGATGGTATTGAACAAAAAGGAATTCCTCCTTCACTGTTAACATGTGGACTATTCCATCCAACATTCATGGATTTGTTTGGATATTCATCttcaattctatctccataacatCTTTTTCCTCCTCTCAATTGAAGCTTCTCATCCTCAATGCAGAAATCTGTCATTTGGGTATGGAGCTTGAATGTATTTGGGTATGAATGAGGAGGCATTAGATATGGTCTTTGCATTGTGAATGCACTTGGTATGCTGTGAAGGTAGCTGAATATCCTTTGTATGTTGATCACTAGATTGAGATCTTCCATAACCTGATGAAGAAACCCATTAGACCATTAGTTGAATGAGTGAGTGGGAGAATGAGAGTGAGAAAAGACCTTTTCCAGTGAGCCTAATTGAATTAAGCCTTCTCTAACTGAAATAATAGCAACAGtctgaaaagaaacaaaaagaaaaagttatctTAAGAATCCCCAAGGCCTCAAGGAAAATTTTGAAGTAGTGACATATGAAAAGCGAAACAGTATGTTTGAAGCAACCTCAAAATTCCATTGAGGTTGTTGATCTAAGTAAAAAATTGCTCTTACAATTGCCAATAGGCACAAAAGTAGTTGCTGCAACTTTGGCCAcgtaattttaaaaataaaaaggaaGATGGTGTTCTTTGTTTCAACTTACTTGAATGCCTGAACTGAACTGAAAATCCCAAGCTCTCGGTTGCTGTTCACAAcaagaattaaagagaaaagaacATTATTCTACTTAAAGCAAATTTTACATATCTTGAAGAGAAAAAAAGTAGAGAGACTGTCAGAGTATCAAGTGGGAAACTGTGGTTTCCTGGTTTATTACTTACAGAGTCATTTGATCCATTCCAAGAAGATTGATGGTGATGATCTTTATCAACTGAGTTTTCTCTAAATACCCACTTGTGACTATTTTCCGCTGCAGTTTTTCCTATTAATCTGCAAAATGGCACACACAACTTACATATTTTTGTAATCTAAAGAAAACGAACTCACAGACTATTTAGAGATCAGTTCACCCTTCTCCATAGTTATAAACTTCATGAGACATCTTAAAGAAAACATGAGCTCCAAATCTTCCTTTACTGTAGTCACTTCCAGCTCTGTCACATTCCAAAAAGTCACAATACCCGTCTTCCCATGCTAGAATCCTGGAAAAAAAGAATCCACTCATGA encodes:
- the LOC113346699 gene encoding protein RICE SALT SENSITIVE 3-like isoform X1, with the translated sequence MEGRALMLNCLLQQTLRNLCSCSDSSKWVYAVFWRILPRNYPPPKWDFGGSFLDRSKGSNRNWILAWEDGYCDFLECDRAGSDYSKGRFGAHVFFKMSHEVYNYGEGLIGKTAAENSHKWVFRENSVDKDHHHQSSWNGSNDSQPRAWDFQFSSGIQTVAIISVREGLIQLGSLEKVMEDLNLVINIQRIFSYLHSIPSAFTMQRPYLMPPHSYPNTFKLHTQMTDFCIEDEKLQLRGGKRCYGDRIEDEYPNKSMNVGWNSPHVNSEGGIPFCSIPSLLPTTNMSCSLEVLLSKLPSVIPSDSGTRDCAKDDNNESCNLDILGLGTNSGSGDELSEISRIKSEALVSNDDEEKPGNQILNLNSSLEL
- the LOC113346699 gene encoding uncharacterized protein LOC113346699 isoform X2 — encoded protein: MEGRALMLNCLLQQTLRNLCSCSDSSKWVYAVFWRILPRNYPPPKWDFGGSFLDRSKGSNRNWILAWEDGYCDFLECDRAGSDYSKGRFGAHVFFKMSHEVYNYGEGLIGKTAAENSHKWVFRENSVDKDHHHQSSWNGSNDSQPRAWDFQFSSGIQVMEDLNLVINIQRIFSYLHSIPSAFTMQRPYLMPPHSYPNTFKLHTQMTDFCIEDEKLQLRGGKRCYGDRIEDEYPNKSMNVGWNSPHVNSEGGIPFCSIPSLLPTTNMSCSLEVLLSKLPSVIPSDSGTRDCAKDDNNESCNLDILGLGTNSGSGDELSEISRIKSEALVSNDDEEKPGNQILNLNSSLEL